In Planococcus sp. MB-3u-03, the DNA window AACTGTCCGAAGATTCAGTTCTGTACAGGCGCGGAAGATCCGAATTGCAATTTCTCCGCGGTTGGCTACTAAGATCTTGTTAATCTCTTTCACTCCGACGCACACCCTTTACTTTTTCGTTTTTTCGTATTTATTGAACATGGAAACATTCATTAATACTCCCATAGCTAACGATAACAAAATTACCGAAGTTCCGCCATAGCTGATAAATGGAAGTGTCACCCCTGTCAGCGGGATGATGCCCGAAAGCCCACCCAGATTGACGAAAGACTGGATGCCGATCATGCTTGCGACACCTGCTGCAAGCATGCGCGCAAGTGGGTCGCTGGTGGTCATGGCGATCCACAACCCGCGCAGGACAACAAAGCCCAATCCGCCGATGACGACGAAGACGCCTAGAACGCCGAGCTCTTCAGCGATAACCGACATGATGAAATCGGTATGGGGCTCTGGCAAATAGCCGAGCTTCTGGATGGACTGGCCAAGGCCGAGGCCACTAAGCCCCCCTGAGCCGATTGCCAAATAGCCGTTAACGATTTGGAAGCCGAACCCAAGCTCATCGGAAAATGGGTTGAAGAAGGCATCGATACGCCCTACCCGTTTTTCCGTGAAAATCAGGTCTTTGGCAAAAATCATTGCCGGGATAATGAATACCGCGGCAGCTGCAATGACGATGCCCGCCAATTTCACGAATGGCTTCAGGCGGACACCTGAAGCTGCCATCACTGACAAGCCGACTGCGCCGATGATGACCATCGAGCCCAAATCCGGCTCTAGGAAGACCAGCAGCAAAACAGCTGTCAAAATGATGACCGGCGGGATGATCGATTCGTTCAGTTTGTTGATGGACCCATTGCGGTATTTATTGGAAAACACGCCAGCTAAATAAAAGATCAAGCCGACTTTGGCGACTTCCGACGGCTGGATATTGGCGAAGCCGAGGCTGATCCAGCTTTTCGCGCCGCCTGCCGCAAATCCGATAAAGTGGACGAGGATAAGCCCGCAAAGATGACAGCGAGTACGGTCGCCATCATCCATTTTCTTGAAATGCTTATAGGGAACACGGCAGCGAGCAGGAATACTGGATAAGCGATGGCCAAGTTGACTAATTGCTGTATGTAGAAACGGTCCGGGGAATCATTATAATAGTTCACGGACCAGGCCATGCTCGAGGAGTAAATCATGATCAGGCCAAAAATGGTCAGCGCCAGGTAGGCAAAGAGAAGCGGATAGTCTATGTACTTGCCGTATTTCTTGATGTAGGATTTCATTGTTTTTATACCTCATTCAATTGGATTCATTAGTAAAAAAACTCAAACTGGAATCGTTTGAGTTTTGGATCATTTATTTGTATACGCGTCATGGAGGATGGACAGTTTCTTCTCCAGCGTATCCATTAAATTTTTACCGGTCTCACGTTCGATCAGGCCGAGTTTGACGGCAAAATCGATTTCCCGTGATAAGCCAAACATTTGCGTATCAAGAACTTCTTCATATAAAGGGCAGGAAGGCAATGTAAGATGATCCATCTGCACCTTGATCAATTGCTCAATTTTCTCTGCATCAGCTTTAAGGAGTTCCAGCGCTTTTTGTTGATAAGTCTGTTCTTCTGTATGTTCCATGAGGACTCCCCCATCACTTGTATTTCTGCTCCATTAGCCTGTTTAAAGTGTATCTTTTACGCTGTCAAATTGCAAGTCTCTCATGAAAGGGATTAAACCCTTTGGGAATTGTGGGCGAACAGTTATACTGAAGAAGAGAGATACTATAATGGAGGGTTTTATTTATGGAATTCATCATACCGTTTAAAGGGGAAGTCACATACAAACTGACCTTGGATCCGACCGTGTGGATTTTCGACGACCGCAAACTGGATCTTAAGACATTCTTCACGGAAGAACATGTCGACAAGGATGATCTTGAAGAATACAAACGCGGCATGGGCGAACATTGGTCGCGTGAAATTATGGAAGGCGCCACCGTTCCGCCAACCTTGAACTCCGAAAAGAAATACAAGCGCCAGGAAAAACAAGACATGCTGACGGGCACATTCGGCATGCGCTTCCAACCATTCCTCGATAATGCAGAGCCGGCTGACGGCGCATCGAAAGTCGTGTTCGAAACCGCTTCAGGTGAACATGATTTCCCGATCGAAGATGCCAAGCAATTGATCTTTAAATTCAGCCAGGACGGAAAGCCTCTTCGCGAAGACGGGCCGGTCCATATCCTGTTGCCGGACGGCTCGAATGCCGATCAGCCGATTACCCATGTCTCTGCCATCCGGGTCGAATAGGAGGAATAACTATGCGTGTTCAATGTGTCATCTGCGATAAGATCGAAGAATTGGAAGACGATACGCTGCAAGCTAAGCGCCTGCGCAACCGGCCGATCCACACCCATATGTGCGAAGAATGCCACGACCGCATCACCAAACGGACCGAAGAACGCCTAGCGACGGGTCATTTCCATTTCTTCCGCAGCTCCCGCAGCATCGAGGATGATTTCTGATGAAAATACTAAAAGGGTTATGGATCGGTTTTTGGAGCGGCCTCATTCTTGGATTGTTGCTGAAGTGGATGCAGGCAGTAACCGGCGTCCGGAATTATGAATTGCTGTTGAATGTCGACTTTATCCCGCTAGTCAATCAAGTGAACTGGTCGGAGCTGACCGAGTTCGTATTTCATTTGATCATCTCGCTGGTGATCGGTATCGTCTATGTGTATATTGCCAAACGCCGCAACTATACATTCGGTCAATTGACGATCATTAGCTTGGTGCTAACCTTGCCGACCTACATCCTGTTTTTCCCGCTGGCCATCTTGGCGGTGGAAGCCGATGTCCCGGAACCGACCGATATGGGTGCGTTCCTGTATTGGATCTTGGCACATCTGACATATGCACTGCTCTTGCCGATCCTTTATAAAACATTTGAACGCAAAAACGCTGCCTCTCATTGAGAAGCAGCGTTTTCGCGTTTTTCGCGCCATAGGCGGATTTTATAAAGGATAAGAATCAATGCGGCAATGACCAAGCCTTCGACGACGGGCAGGAAAAAGGCCAGGAATGTCAGGCCTAACCCTCCCGCAGCCAAGAACAAGATGATGACTGCATTTTTTCCGATCGATAATTTTTTGGCAAAGCCCAGTTTATACACGAGTGCCGATAACAGGAAGATGACGGCAAACAGTGCATATCCCGCCACATCGAAATTCGGCATGTTCTGGTAAAGAACCCGGGCTACCGGATACATATTTTCATAGACAAAAGCCTGCTCGTCCACGGATTATACATCCTTCCAGTTGTTTATTCTTCGATGGCTACTTTCTTTTTCTTCGCCATGCGTTCGCGTTCATTCTTATCAAGAATTTTCTTACGCAAGCGGATCGACTGAGGAGTGATTTCGCAGTACTCGTCATCGTTCAAGTATTCCAAAGCTTCTTCAAGGCTCATAAGACGCGCTTTTTTCATAGTTGTCGTCTGGTCTTTGTTGGCAGAACGGATGTTTGTCGCCGCTTTGATTTTGACGATATTGACCGTCAAGTCGTTGTCGCGGTTATGTTCACCGACGATCATGCCTTCGTAGATTTCAGTACCGACTTCAACGAATGAAGTTCCGCGGTCTTCGATGCCCATCAAGCCGTAAGTTGAAGATTTGCCGCGTTCCATAGAAACGAGCACGCCTTGGCGACGGCCGCCTACGCGTCCTGATGCAACTGGCTGATAGCTGTCGAATGTGTGGTTGATGATTCCGTATCCGCGTGTTTGCGTCAGGAATTCAGTTGTATAACCGATCAATCCACGTGCAGGGACATTGAATACTAAACGTACTTGTCCGCTTCCGTTGTTGATCATGTCGAGCATTTCACCTTTGCGTTCACCAAGTGATTCGATGATCGCGCCAGTGTATTCTTCAGGAACATCCACTTGAACGCGTTCAACTGGTTCACAGCGGACGCCATCCACCATGCGGACGATAACTTCAGGTTTTGACACTTGAAGTTCGAATCCTTCACGGCGCATGTTTTCGATCAAGATCGATAGATGCAGCTCCCCGCGGCCCGAAACGACCCATGCGTCAGGAGAATCAGTAGGATCGACGCGCAAGGAAACGTCTGTCTCCAATTGGGCATCCAATCTTTCCTGAATTTTTCTTGATGTGATGAACTTGCC includes these proteins:
- a CDS encoding YlaH-like family protein, giving the protein MDEQAFVYENMYPVARVLYQNMPNFDVAGYALFAVIFLLSALVYKLGFAKKLSIGKNAVIILFLAAGGLGLTFLAFFLPVVEGLVIAALILILYKIRLWREKRENAASQ
- a CDS encoding YlaI family protein, which produces MRVQCVICDKIEELEDDTLQAKRLRNRPIHTHMCEECHDRITKRTEERLATGHFHFFRSSRSIEDDF
- a CDS encoding YlaN family protein; amino-acid sequence: MEHTEEQTYQQKALELLKADAEKIEQLIKVQMDHLTLPSCPLYEEVLDTQMFGLSREIDFAVKLGLIERETGKNLMDTLEKKLSILHDAYTNK